One window of the Granulicella arctica genome contains the following:
- a CDS encoding glycosyltransferase: protein MSVYNGEEFLGESVRSILDQTFSDFEFIVVDDGSSDRSKSILDAYALEDKRITVIAQDNLGLVKSLNRACGLARGKYLARMDADDVAVRTRLALQVQFLEAHPEISVVGSAVAFIDSLGRILTVAKRPLHDRQIKRALPDANVLWHPSVMLTAETFISLGGYRNVPYAEDYDLWLRIADQHALANLSEILLKYRVHGSQVSISRTVQQAYGALACQASARQRRVAQPDLLENISEIDSELLIRMGVSKAAQQTGIARGYLVCGRNLSRAGKFTLALTMLATFTSGELGSAEPWVIADAFLCMAMTYWMMKENLQALRFLGRALVIRPMILGRPIKKTWQRLSREFQDKRNSKASQIYQVR from the coding sequence ATGAGTGTCTACAACGGAGAGGAGTTCTTGGGTGAGTCCGTTCGAAGCATTCTTGACCAAACCTTTTCAGACTTCGAATTTATTGTTGTGGATGATGGCTCATCGGATCGATCAAAATCTATCCTGGATGCGTATGCGCTCGAAGACAAACGTATTACCGTAATTGCTCAGGATAATCTTGGATTGGTAAAGTCACTGAACCGGGCGTGTGGGCTTGCTCGAGGCAAGTATCTTGCCAGGATGGATGCCGATGATGTCGCAGTAAGAACTAGACTTGCTTTGCAGGTCCAGTTCTTGGAGGCTCATCCAGAAATCAGCGTTGTTGGGAGCGCGGTTGCGTTTATAGACAGTTTAGGACGAATTCTTACCGTTGCAAAGCGGCCTCTACATGATCGCCAAATCAAGAGGGCACTGCCTGATGCAAATGTCTTGTGGCATCCGTCGGTGATGCTCACGGCAGAGACATTTATCTCGCTGGGGGGCTATCGCAATGTGCCCTATGCAGAGGATTACGATCTCTGGCTGAGAATCGCAGATCAACATGCGTTGGCCAACCTGTCTGAGATACTCCTAAAGTACAGAGTTCATGGTTCTCAGGTATCGATATCGAGGACCGTGCAGCAGGCGTATGGTGCGCTGGCATGCCAAGCTTCGGCGCGACAGCGGAGGGTAGCACAGCCAGACCTGCTAGAGAATATAAGTGAGATCGATTCGGAACTGTTAATCCGGATGGGCGTCAGTAAAGCCGCTCAGCAGACCGGGATAGCGAGAGGCTATCTTGTGTGTGGTCGCAATCTAAGCCGCGCCGGTAAATTCACTTTGGCACTGACGATGCTGGCGACGTTTACCTCAGGGGAACTTGGATCAGCAGAGCCTTGGGTGATCGCTGATGCCTTCCTTTGTATGGCCATGACTTATTGGATGATGAAAGAAAACTTGCAAGCGTTGCGGTTTCTGGGGCGTGCCCTCGTCATTCGACCGATGATCTTGGGACGTCCAATCAAAAAGACGTGGCAGAGACTTTCACGGGAATTTCAGGACAAGCGAAATAGCAAAGCTAGTCAGATATATCAGGTTAGGTGA
- a CDS encoding rhamnosyltransferase WsaF family glycosyltransferase: MGNEILAQMGRRYRQLWSIWGATGYRGLAARLRSAAAARLIQPNSDLPVRRADVLAADLAHPVVAHSLYHSPGEPLTINWVIIPAAPRSGGHTTLFRIIRYLEDRGHTNRLHFYNVYGGDHLYYEKIARESYGFTGQIKDLNNNMEDAHAVIATSWATAYPVFNSAAAAKKFYFVQDFEPSFYPVGAISLLAENTYRMGFQAITAGRWLSERLASEFGMIAEAFEFGCDTSVYHLLPRFQRSGIVFYARPEAARRGYELGMMALELFAQRNPDVQIHLYGEQLGAIPFPCTHHGRISPLELNELYNRCSAGLSLSLTNVSLVPHEMLAAGCIPVVNDAPQNRMVLDNPYVEYADPYPQSLVAALENVFRVPAREALASAASASVRNSTWESAGATVENILRRAVSDTELSSSVLEVSTDTPTALAHH, translated from the coding sequence ATGGGAAATGAGATTCTCGCTCAGATGGGCCGCCGTTATCGCCAACTGTGGAGCATCTGGGGTGCTACGGGGTATCGAGGGTTAGCCGCACGCTTGCGCTCGGCCGCGGCCGCCCGCCTCATTCAACCAAACTCGGATTTACCTGTAAGGCGTGCCGATGTGCTGGCTGCGGATCTAGCCCATCCGGTAGTGGCACACAGTCTTTACCACAGTCCTGGTGAACCGCTCACCATCAACTGGGTGATCATCCCAGCCGCGCCACGCTCTGGAGGTCACACAACACTCTTCCGAATTATTCGTTATCTTGAGGATCGCGGCCACACCAATAGACTCCATTTTTACAATGTCTATGGCGGCGATCATCTGTATTACGAGAAGATAGCACGAGAATCTTATGGTTTCACCGGGCAGATCAAGGATCTCAACAACAACATGGAAGATGCACACGCGGTGATTGCTACTTCCTGGGCGACGGCCTACCCAGTGTTCAACTCCGCCGCTGCCGCGAAGAAGTTCTATTTTGTGCAGGATTTTGAACCATCCTTCTATCCTGTCGGTGCCATCAGCCTCTTGGCAGAGAATACCTATCGAATGGGATTTCAAGCAATTACAGCCGGAAGATGGCTATCTGAAAGACTTGCCAGCGAGTTCGGAATGATAGCGGAGGCTTTTGAGTTCGGTTGCGACACTTCGGTGTATCACCTCCTCCCACGGTTTCAGCGTTCAGGCATTGTCTTCTATGCCAGGCCAGAGGCGGCGCGCAGAGGCTACGAGCTCGGCATGATGGCATTGGAGTTGTTCGCACAGAGAAATCCGGACGTTCAGATCCACCTCTACGGCGAGCAGTTAGGCGCGATTCCGTTTCCTTGTACGCACCATGGCAGGATCAGTCCTCTTGAATTGAACGAACTCTACAATCGATGCTCCGCAGGACTGAGCCTGTCACTTACAAACGTCTCGCTGGTTCCACATGAGATGCTGGCTGCTGGCTGTATTCCGGTTGTAAATGATGCCCCGCAGAACCGCATGGTCTTGGATAATCCGTATGTCGAGTACGCTGACCCCTATCCGCAATCGCTTGTTGCGGCACTCGAGAACGTCTTCCGTGTGCCGGCACGGGAGGCCCTTGCGTCTGCTGCCTCTGCAAGTGTGCGTAACTCGACGTGGGAGAGTGCGGGAGCGACAGTCGAGAATATTCTGAGACGAGCTGTTTCTGATACAGAACTTTCAAGCTCAGTCTTAGAAGTCAGCACTGACACTCCCACTGCTCTCGCACACCATTAG
- a CDS encoding sigma-54 interaction domain-containing protein — MNLVGTLLLISNDPDLCNTVNSLSNPLKFDTLCVGQLEDGIKLLRNGVTVDLVIFDQSKRSPAALLEWVSRDRICVIASSPESFSIDDAASLGISHVFTKPLLAASLNTLYKSAGFAGPASACSQISSTAPLPEHRFEELDHNRFFFAASPTMLRIYDEVRLLAPVKIPVLILGESGVGKEIIAMLLHKYHASTERTFLNVNCAALPTELLESELFGYEAGAFTGAMKSKPGKFEFAHNGTILLDEIGEMSPQMQAKLLHVLQDGSFSRLGSRSPTKVDVRVLAATNIDLQGAIAEKRFREDLYYRINTFTITIPPLRDRREEIPFLIKEMTSRSSLDLDRSFVFADELIEAAQGYHWPGNLRELKNFVVRTLILKDQNAALNDLQRKTMSSPGGSKSKSAPTSEIEFPAPDVSGMKGTINEMKNRTEIRLLSDALVASGWNRRKAATTLNISYRSLLYKIQQHGLTL; from the coding sequence ATGAATCTCGTAGGAACGCTACTCCTAATAAGTAATGATCCAGACCTTTGCAACACGGTGAACAGCCTTTCAAATCCCCTAAAGTTCGACACTCTTTGCGTTGGGCAACTGGAAGATGGGATCAAGTTGCTTCGCAATGGTGTAACCGTTGATCTCGTGATATTCGATCAATCCAAGAGAAGCCCTGCAGCCCTTTTGGAGTGGGTTAGCCGCGACCGCATCTGTGTCATCGCGAGTTCCCCTGAGTCGTTCTCAATCGACGATGCGGCGAGTCTTGGGATCAGTCACGTCTTCACAAAGCCACTTCTTGCGGCAAGTTTGAATACTCTTTACAAGAGCGCCGGCTTCGCAGGACCGGCCTCAGCTTGCAGCCAAATCTCATCAACAGCCCCTCTACCAGAGCATCGCTTCGAGGAGTTGGATCATAACCGCTTCTTCTTTGCAGCATCGCCGACTATGTTGCGGATCTACGATGAAGTGAGGCTTCTTGCGCCGGTAAAGATTCCGGTTCTGATTCTTGGAGAGAGCGGTGTCGGCAAAGAAATTATTGCCATGCTGCTCCACAAGTATCATGCGTCCACTGAACGAACCTTCTTGAATGTGAACTGTGCAGCCTTGCCGACCGAGCTTCTTGAAAGTGAACTTTTCGGCTATGAAGCTGGTGCGTTTACCGGTGCCATGAAGTCTAAACCAGGCAAGTTCGAGTTTGCACACAATGGGACAATCTTGCTCGACGAGATCGGGGAGATGAGCCCGCAAATGCAGGCCAAGTTGCTTCACGTTCTCCAGGATGGCTCATTCTCACGCCTTGGCTCACGCTCTCCAACCAAGGTCGACGTTCGCGTTCTCGCTGCCACAAACATCGACCTCCAGGGTGCTATTGCAGAAAAACGCTTTCGCGAAGATTTGTATTACCGCATCAACACCTTCACGATTACCATCCCACCACTTCGCGATCGACGAGAAGAGATTCCTTTCCTGATTAAGGAAATGACCTCTCGCTCTTCATTAGATCTGGATCGATCCTTCGTCTTCGCAGATGAACTTATCGAGGCGGCCCAAGGCTATCACTGGCCAGGAAACCTGCGTGAATTGAAGAATTTTGTTGTACGGACGCTGATTCTTAAGGACCAAAATGCAGCGTTGAACGATTTGCAGCGAAAGACGATGTCGTCGCCCGGAGGCTCTAAATCAAAGAGCGCACCGACCTCGGAAATAGAGTTCCCTGCACCCGACGTCTCTGGTATGAAGGGCACTATCAATGAGATGAAGAACCGAACAGAGATTCGCTTGTTAAGTGACGCCTTAGTCGCCTCGGGATGGAACCGGCGAAAGGCAGCAACTACTCTAAACATCAGCTATAGAAGTCTTCTCTACAAAATTCAGCAGCATGGGCTCACCCTTTAG
- the lhgO gene encoding L-2-hydroxyglutarate oxidase yields the protein MGAGIVGLATALELTKRFDGLAIAVLDKETDVAKHQSSHNSGVIHSGIYYKPGSLKANLCRSGARLLISFCQEHDIAYEMCGKVIVATTEAQLPQLDKLYTRGIENGLEHVRLLSSEGIHEFEPHAAGIRGIHVPETGIVDYKQVARKYAEIVGSRGGSILLGHEVIGLRPYGSRTIIETTSGAISAGVVINCAGLQSDRVSRMARAALDLRIIPFRGEYYDLTPVGCRYVKGLLYPVPDPEFPFLGVHFTRRLSGGVEAGPNAVLALKREGYSKRSFNLMDVAEYATFPGFWKMASKQFLRSIDEYHRSWSKAAFVRSLQSLVPELTGDHLVPGGSGVRAQALGSQGSLLDDFRFTYTAGMMHVCNVPSPAATASLAIGRYIVDSLLKSDCTNLAELLRLQSTR from the coding sequence ATCGGTGCGGGAATTGTTGGGCTTGCAACCGCCCTCGAGCTGACGAAACGCTTCGACGGCTTGGCAATTGCTGTCCTTGATAAGGAAACAGATGTAGCTAAACACCAGTCCAGCCATAACAGTGGAGTGATTCACTCGGGTATCTACTACAAACCAGGCTCGCTCAAAGCTAATCTCTGCAGGAGCGGGGCTCGCTTGCTTATATCGTTCTGTCAGGAACACGACATTGCGTACGAGATGTGCGGCAAAGTCATCGTCGCCACCACCGAAGCGCAGCTACCTCAACTCGATAAACTCTACACTCGTGGGATCGAGAATGGCTTGGAGCATGTGCGGCTTCTGTCGAGCGAAGGCATCCACGAATTTGAACCTCATGCTGCCGGCATTCGGGGCATCCATGTTCCCGAGACAGGTATTGTCGATTACAAGCAGGTAGCGAGAAAATACGCAGAAATTGTTGGGTCGCGCGGCGGATCGATTCTACTCGGGCATGAAGTAATAGGACTCAGACCTTATGGTAGCAGGACGATTATTGAGACTACGAGCGGTGCCATTAGTGCAGGGGTGGTCATTAATTGTGCAGGTTTGCAAAGCGACAGGGTCAGTAGAATGGCCAGAGCAGCACTCGATTTGAGGATCATCCCCTTTCGCGGTGAGTACTATGACCTGACCCCCGTAGGATGTCGCTATGTAAAAGGACTGCTGTATCCTGTTCCCGATCCGGAATTCCCGTTTCTCGGAGTCCACTTCACACGGCGTCTCTCCGGTGGCGTAGAGGCTGGTCCCAATGCCGTTCTTGCTCTCAAGCGGGAAGGCTATTCGAAGCGCTCCTTCAATCTCATGGATGTTGCTGAGTACGCAACATTCCCAGGCTTTTGGAAGATGGCTTCCAAGCAGTTCCTCCGCTCCATCGACGAGTATCACCGCTCTTGGAGTAAGGCGGCCTTTGTGAGGTCACTACAGAGTCTGGTACCTGAACTTACGGGTGATCACCTTGTCCCGGGAGGCTCGGGGGTTCGTGCTCAAGCGCTTGGGAGCCAAGGGTCTTTGCTTGATGACTTCCGCTTTACATACACTGCAGGAATGATGCACGTCTGCAATGTTCCGTCGCCGGCGGCTACGGCTTCACTGGCCATAGGCAGATATATTGTGGATTCGTTATTGAAAAGCGATTGCACAAATCTCGCCGAGCTTCTTCGCTTACAAAGCACTAGGTGA
- a CDS encoding choice-of-anchor D domain-containing protein, producing MLRLLPGSVDFGDVALGEVVKSNVAVVNDSATPLVIGQVSLDAAGFSLMGDEALPIAIAPHATHTLVVGFQPSTSVDYAGQLTVLDTLARPMAQIAVSGSGRHSRRLSLSSTSLTFPGVNVNSTSVQTLTLTASESSSVTINSITALGSSFSLVPISFPVTLNPSQSLSLRVKFIPVAATNFTGSITIESNSFHSTATVSLSGSGILAPQALSPALGVSATTLNFGTESLNVAGTQALTLTSVGSSALTINSESLTGSGFTASGTIFPITLQPSQSQTLNVTFKPSAAGAVTGQLAITSNSVNGNTTLVSLAGTGAASQNPVLGVSASSLNFGSLAVGSSSTQALTMTSTGSSALTVTSSTASGADFALIGGSFPITLAPSQSAVLQLRFTPASSGSATGTLSIASNSTTGSTTSIGLSGVGTAVAHEADLSWTAPSTSADPVEGYNVYRISSTGDTTLLNSSPNVSTSYVDHSVQSGSQYQYIVKSVDANGTESVASNEFLALIP from the coding sequence ATGCTCCGTCTCTTACCAGGTTCAGTGGATTTCGGCGATGTAGCACTCGGAGAAGTGGTCAAGAGTAATGTAGCCGTCGTAAACGATTCGGCGACTCCCCTTGTCATTGGTCAGGTCAGCCTCGACGCTGCAGGGTTCTCGCTGATGGGCGACGAGGCGCTTCCAATTGCGATTGCGCCTCACGCAACACACACCCTTGTTGTTGGTTTTCAACCTTCAACTTCCGTCGACTACGCCGGACAGCTTACTGTCCTCGACACACTGGCGCGTCCAATGGCGCAGATTGCAGTGAGTGGATCAGGTCGTCATAGCAGGAGGCTTTCACTCAGCTCAACCAGCCTCACGTTTCCAGGTGTCAATGTGAACTCTACGTCAGTCCAGACCTTGACATTAACGGCAAGCGAAAGCTCATCAGTGACCATCAATTCCATTACAGCTTTAGGGAGTTCCTTCAGCCTCGTCCCGATAAGCTTTCCTGTCACGTTGAATCCGTCTCAATCACTGAGCCTCAGGGTGAAGTTTATTCCGGTAGCGGCTACAAACTTTACGGGGAGCATCACCATTGAAAGCAATTCATTCCATTCAACTGCCACTGTCAGCCTTTCAGGATCTGGAATTCTTGCCCCGCAAGCCCTCTCACCAGCGCTCGGGGTCAGTGCCACCACGCTGAACTTTGGTACAGAGTCGCTCAACGTAGCGGGAACACAGGCCTTGACGCTCACATCCGTTGGTTCATCGGCACTAACGATCAATTCTGAGTCACTCACAGGTAGCGGATTTACCGCTTCGGGCACAATATTTCCGATTACCCTCCAGCCCTCGCAGAGCCAGACGTTGAACGTCACATTCAAACCCTCGGCAGCCGGTGCGGTGACGGGACAACTCGCCATCACCAGCAACTCGGTAAACGGCAACACCACCTTAGTCAGCCTTGCGGGAACGGGAGCTGCGTCCCAGAATCCAGTGCTGGGCGTAAGCGCATCCAGCCTGAATTTTGGGAGCCTTGCCGTAGGTAGTTCTTCGACGCAGGCGCTAACGATGACCTCAACCGGGTCTTCTGCGCTCACTGTCACCTCTTCCACTGCGAGTGGCGCGGACTTCGCGCTCATAGGAGGAAGTTTCCCGATTACCCTCGCACCTTCGCAGTCTGCTGTTCTTCAGCTTCGTTTCACACCAGCGTCATCCGGATCAGCTACGGGAACACTCTCTATCGCAAGTAACTCCACAACGGGAAGTACTACATCGATAGGATTGAGCGGCGTTGGTACGGCCGTCGCCCACGAAGCCGATCTCAGTTGGACTGCACCGAGCACATCGGCAGACCCCGTCGAAGGCTACAACGTCTATCGCATCAGTAGCACTGGAGACACCACACTGTTGAACTCGTCGCCCAATGTCTCAACCTCGTATGTCGACCATTCTGTCCAGAGTGGGTCACAATATCAATACATCGTGAAGAGTGTGGATGCAAATGGGACAGAAAGCGTCGCGTCGAATGAGTTCCTCGCGCTTATTCCCTAA
- a CDS encoding esterase translates to MTFLELWKVLCGYTPAMAFKYLLTALLLFPLAAFAQKATPKPAPPPPLKSHEVHANRTVTFRFREAAAAKVELNLEGVAKPVPMVRGRDGIWSYTTQPLAPEIYGYSFLADGEPRIDPANHNLHPNIAFSAGNSVEVPGDGPQPWDETSVPHGTLHVHRFTSTVAIGLQADQEEVVVYTPPGYDATAKKPYPVLYLLHGWSGVANTWDNEGQANLILDNLLAAGKIKPMVVVMPQGYGDMSFVQNGFDIWQDPVPVEHNTQLFMKMLLTEILSQVEANYDVSKDREQRAIAGLSMGGLESLDTGLHNPDKFAWVGGFSSAVHNLDYEHQLADLDPKAANLRLLWIACGTEDGLIKANRNLVGFLQEKKMPVTAIETPGLHVWTVWRDNLTHFAPLLFQDK, encoded by the coding sequence GTGACTTTCTTAGAGCTTTGGAAGGTACTGTGCGGCTACACTCCTGCTATGGCTTTCAAGTACCTCCTTACCGCTCTCCTTCTGTTTCCTCTTGCTGCCTTCGCCCAAAAAGCTACGCCGAAGCCCGCTCCGCCACCTCCGCTAAAATCGCATGAGGTCCATGCTAATCGGACGGTCACCTTTCGCTTCAGGGAGGCGGCCGCGGCAAAAGTGGAGTTGAATCTGGAGGGAGTAGCGAAGCCTGTTCCGATGGTGAGGGGACGGGATGGGATCTGGAGCTACACAACCCAGCCTTTGGCGCCGGAGATCTATGGTTACAGCTTTCTAGCGGATGGTGAGCCGCGCATCGATCCGGCGAATCACAATCTGCATCCGAACATCGCCTTCTCGGCAGGGAACAGCGTGGAAGTGCCAGGTGACGGACCACAGCCTTGGGATGAGACCTCTGTCCCGCATGGAACGCTGCACGTGCATCGGTTCACCAGCACCGTAGCAATTGGTCTGCAAGCAGATCAGGAGGAGGTCGTCGTCTACACGCCGCCGGGGTATGACGCGACCGCAAAGAAGCCGTACCCTGTGCTGTACCTCCTGCATGGCTGGAGCGGGGTTGCAAACACCTGGGATAACGAGGGGCAGGCGAATCTCATCCTCGATAACCTGCTGGCGGCAGGAAAGATCAAGCCGATGGTGGTCGTCATGCCGCAGGGATATGGCGACATGAGCTTTGTACAGAATGGGTTTGATATCTGGCAGGACCCTGTTCCCGTGGAGCACAACACGCAGCTTTTCATGAAGATGCTGCTGACAGAGATCCTGTCGCAGGTCGAGGCAAACTACGATGTGTCGAAGGATCGAGAGCAACGCGCAATAGCAGGACTGTCGATGGGCGGACTCGAGTCGCTCGATACGGGGCTGCACAATCCGGACAAGTTCGCTTGGGTCGGCGGATTTAGCTCAGCCGTGCACAACCTGGACTACGAGCATCAATTGGCAGATCTTGATCCGAAGGCTGCGAACCTGAGGCTCCTATGGATTGCTTGTGGGACTGAGGATGGGTTGATCAAGGCCAATCGCAACCTGGTCGGTTTTCTTCAGGAAAAGAAGATGCCCGTGACAGCGATCGAAACGCCCGGTCTTCATGTGTGGACCGTGTGGCGGGATAACCTGACGCACTTCGCGCCGCTGCTGTTCCAGGATAAGTAG
- a CDS encoding cytochrome P460 family protein has product MLRLPVLLLLAVLMPTASQPNTIPADGPAYTSDGQLRYPEHYREWVYLTSGVNMSYNPKAQADGHTMFDNVFVNPSAWRAFQQVGTWPDGTVMVLENRGGESGKSINKHGQTQSVEVMGMEIHVKDARLKGGWGFFEFDNQVSARLTPRPASCYTCHEEHAAVDTTFVQFYPTLVGLAQKKGTLSPAYLKEIATPAAK; this is encoded by the coding sequence ATGCTTCGTCTGCCAGTACTCCTGCTCCTTGCTGTCTTGATGCCGACCGCCAGTCAGCCGAACACGATCCCGGCAGACGGTCCCGCCTACACATCCGACGGGCAGCTTAGGTATCCTGAGCACTATCGTGAGTGGGTCTACCTGACCTCTGGCGTCAACATGAGCTACAACCCGAAGGCCCAGGCAGACGGCCACACGATGTTCGACAACGTCTTCGTGAATCCTTCGGCCTGGCGAGCCTTCCAGCAGGTCGGCACATGGCCGGACGGGACGGTCATGGTGCTTGAAAATCGAGGCGGTGAGAGCGGCAAATCTATCAACAAACACGGGCAGACTCAATCCGTCGAGGTCATGGGGATGGAGATCCACGTGAAGGATGCCCGCCTCAAAGGCGGATGGGGCTTTTTTGAATTTGACAACCAGGTCAGCGCGAGGCTCACACCCCGCCCGGCAAGCTGCTACACCTGCCACGAAGAACATGCCGCTGTCGACACTACGTTCGTCCAGTTCTATCCCACCCTCGTAGGACTGGCCCAGAAGAAAGGCACCCTCAGCCCCGCCTACTTGAAGGAGATCGCCACGCCCGCCGCCAAATAG
- the mreC gene encoding rod shape-determining protein MreC — protein sequence MESFFSRFKNALVLIVILLVQTIGLAIQVRRPVGADEPDGRKVYLLRYWATTSISPFERLIQRFGSGVEGVWTNYLDLRHTRRQNAELQQQIAQMRLEEAAFAEDAIQGHRLQVMLDFQQHYVAKTVAAQVIGTSGSDQSRMLIIDKGSEEGLKPDMAVITPDGIVGKLRDVFAHTAQLLLLNDQSSGAGVVLQTTRIRAVVRGTPTGKLQIGNLTADSRIKPGETILTSGGDLVYPRGLNVGTVESVAADPDHQPYTAIVIKPSANLFQLEEVLVIMQTQTNIPLRAQQDLARGAATAEGIAAQADTRRAADLLSERLPSLHDVDPKYVEPSGADAKSLDPAAASAVGATNKEAGGTVPKPLPTLHSDHFTPGTTPPASSLTPGAPASAVPLEVPTPTPRKTPRVAAPPAETPPPTTEPPQ from the coding sequence ATGGAATCCTTCTTCTCCCGGTTTAAGAATGCACTCGTTCTGATCGTGATCCTTCTCGTTCAGACGATTGGCCTGGCTATCCAGGTACGCCGTCCCGTGGGCGCGGACGAGCCGGACGGTCGAAAGGTCTACCTGCTGCGTTACTGGGCTACGACTTCGATATCGCCGTTCGAACGATTGATCCAGCGGTTTGGGTCCGGGGTGGAGGGGGTGTGGACCAACTACCTCGATCTGCGCCACACGCGCCGACAGAACGCGGAGTTGCAGCAGCAGATTGCACAGATGCGACTGGAGGAGGCGGCCTTCGCGGAAGATGCCATCCAGGGACACCGGCTGCAAGTGATGCTCGACTTTCAGCAGCACTATGTAGCGAAAACCGTAGCAGCGCAGGTAATCGGCACGAGCGGGTCGGACCAGTCGCGAATGCTGATTATCGATAAGGGGAGCGAAGAGGGATTGAAGCCAGACATGGCCGTGATCACACCGGACGGGATTGTGGGTAAACTTCGCGACGTCTTCGCCCATACCGCGCAGCTTCTCTTGCTGAACGACCAAAGCTCGGGAGCCGGGGTTGTGCTTCAGACGACGCGCATCCGTGCCGTGGTGCGGGGTACGCCAACAGGCAAGCTCCAGATCGGCAACCTGACCGCAGATTCGCGGATCAAGCCAGGCGAGACGATTCTGACCTCAGGTGGCGACCTTGTGTATCCGCGCGGTCTGAATGTCGGGACGGTCGAATCGGTCGCGGCTGATCCGGATCACCAGCCTTATACCGCAATCGTGATCAAGCCAAGTGCGAACCTCTTTCAACTTGAGGAGGTGCTGGTGATTATGCAGACGCAGACAAACATCCCGCTGCGGGCACAACAGGATCTCGCGCGTGGAGCCGCAACAGCCGAGGGAATAGCGGCGCAGGCCGACACGCGGCGCGCGGCCGACTTGCTTTCGGAACGCCTGCCAAGCCTTCACGACGTCGATCCAAAGTATGTTGAGCCCTCCGGCGCGGACGCAAAGTCCTTAGATCCCGCTGCGGCGAGTGCTGTCGGGGCCACGAACAAGGAGGCTGGCGGGACGGTGCCGAAGCCCCTGCCTACCCTGCATTCCGACCACTTTACCCCGGGGACGACACCGCCTGCCTCGAGCTTGACCCCTGGAGCACCGGCCTCCGCTGTGCCGCTGGAGGTGCCCACGCCGACGCCTCGTAAAACGCCCCGGGTAGCTGCTCCGCCAGCGGAAACGCCCCCACCAACGACGGAGCCGCCGCAGTAG
- the mreD gene encoding rod shape-determining protein MreD has protein sequence MANRSYTSRRELEEHSFHPAVTLLVPVAAILVQVLLPHAFPRVAIMDLPLIVVIFFAVSRRSPIAGTITGTIIGLLQDALTNQPIGVNGMAKALIGYIAASIGVQVDVENISTRVLMNFGFSLLQSAFLFLIDSRLLGLAGHHVLWKHELIRAAINTVIAIPLFFLLDATKRTE, from the coding sequence ATGGCCAATCGAAGTTACACCTCCCGTCGCGAGCTTGAAGAGCACAGCTTTCATCCTGCTGTGACGCTGCTCGTGCCTGTCGCCGCCATCCTTGTACAGGTGCTGTTACCGCATGCCTTTCCGCGCGTGGCAATCATGGATCTTCCGCTGATTGTCGTGATCTTCTTTGCGGTGTCGCGACGAAGCCCCATTGCCGGAACGATAACCGGCACGATCATCGGCCTGTTACAGGATGCGCTCACCAACCAGCCGATCGGCGTAAACGGCATGGCAAAGGCGTTGATCGGCTATATTGCCGCCAGTATCGGGGTGCAGGTGGATGTGGAGAACATCAGCACGCGAGTATTGATGAACTTCGGCTTTTCGCTGCTGCAGAGTGCGTTTCTCTTCCTGATCGATAGTCGACTGCTCGGGCTGGCGGGGCACCACGTGCTCTGGAAGCATGAGCTGATTCGAGCGGCCATCAATACCGTAATCGCGATTCCGCTCTTCTTCCTCCTCGATGCTACAAAACGCACGGAGTAA